In Kwoniella dejecticola CBS 10117 chromosome 4, complete sequence, one genomic interval encodes:
- a CDS encoding mitochondrial 54S ribosomal protein uL4m — protein MKSATRLIPTLTQPLRSNARPISRTILSKAILAGPSRLPRFYATTSNAPTATSTIDPNARSTGTEEGQEGGEEELPSNIHFEELSEEADERINDFLGQHDEFTSLPNGARSDPILLPITSLNSPTPTLASESDMLISLPPDIFAQPIRRDILHRCVVWYLSLLRSGTKTTKSRSTVNYSGRKLRPQKGTGRARVGDASSGTRRGGAPIHPIFAKDWSQKLPRKVRALGLKIALTSKLNSGLLRVVQDLNEGEWTGTNEAKRALSDAVIQVEKPVDQVEMEPITPLGENQTQDQAEVKNENEGDEGGLEIIDRFGPPKDLSILFIYSPSETQEKAEGLANFARNIANLTNVELMSVEEVEVYHILKYKWLVMDGESVDFLSGLNDLRDELDVFPEQIEEEVGERIGA, from the exons ATGAAGTCCGCAACGCGACTGATACCGACACTGACCCAA CCATTAAGGAGCAATGCTCGACCTATATCCCGTACTATACTCTCTAAAGCCATATTAGCCGGACCAAGTAGACTACCTCGCTTCTACGCTACCACTTCGAATGCTCCCACTGCGACTTCCACCATCGACCCAAATGCGCGAAGTACAGGGACCGAGGAAGGTcaagagggaggagaagaggaactgCCTTCGAATATACATTTCGAAGAATTGAGCGAGGAGGCCGATGAGCGGATCAACGATTTCCTAGGCCAACATGACG AGTTCACATCTCTCCCTAATGGTGCTCGATCCGATcctatccttcttccaatcacCTCCCTCAATTCTCCCACACCCACCTTGGCATCTGAGTCC GACATGCTCATTTCGCTTCCACCGGATATCTTCGCCCAACCGATAAGACGAGATATCCTACATCGATGTGTAGTCTGGTATCTCTCGCTTCTACGATCG GGCACCAAAACCACCAAATCGCGATCAACAGTCAACTACTCCGGGCGGAAACTCAGACCGCAGAAAGGAACCGGTAGAGCGAGAGTAGGAGATGCTTCCAGTGGTACTC GTCGAGGAGGTGCACCAATTCACCCTATATTCGCTAAAGACTGGTCCCAGAAACTCCCTCGGAAAGTCCGCGCTCTAGGTCTCAAGATCGCCCTAACCTCAAAATTGAATTCTGGGTTACTGAGAGTCGTGCAAGACTTGAATGAGGGAGAATGGACAGGTACCAACGAAGCTAAGCGGGCTTTATCCGATGCTGTAATTCAAGTAGAGAAGCCAGTTGATCAAGTGGAGATGGAACCTATCACCCCATTGGGAGAAAACCAAACTCAGGATCAGGCCGAGgtgaagaacgagaatgagggCGATGAGGGAGGATTGGAAATTATAGATAGGTTCGGACCGCCTAAAGATCTTTCGATCTTGTTTATTTACTCGCCCAGCGAGACTCAAGAAAAGGCAGAAGGTCTCGCCAACTTCGCTAGGAATATCGCCAATTTGACGAATGTCGAATTGATGAGTGtagaagaagtggaagtgtACCATATCTTGAAATACAAGTGGTTGGTCATGGATGGAGAATCGGTCGATTTCTTGAGTGGCCTCAATGATTTACGGGATGAGTTGGATGTTTTCCCCGAGCAgatagaagaggaagttggagaGAGGATTGGCGCTTAG
- a CDS encoding 40S ribosomal protein S16, translating to MSAVQTFGKKKTATAVAHVTPGRGLVRLNGSPISLVEPVVLRYKVYEPILVVGPEKLANLDIRLRVKGGGHVSQLYALRQAIAKGIVAFYAKNEDAASALELKKTLIAYDRTLLVADPRRTEPKKFGGRGARARRQKSYR from the exons ATGTCAGCCGTCCAAACTTtcggcaagaagaagactgccACCGCCGTGGCTCACGTCACCCCCGGACGAGGTCTCGTTAGATTGAACGGATCTCCCATCTCCCTTGTTGAGCC CGTCGTCCTTCGATACAAGGTCTACGAAcccatcctcgtcgtcggTCCCGAGAAGCTGGCCAACCTTGATATCAGACTCAGAGTAAAGGGTGGTGGTCACGTCTCTCAACTCTACGCTCTCCGACAAGCCATTGCTAAGGGTATCGTTGC CTTCTACGCCAAGAACGAAGATGCCGCTTCTGCCCTTGAATTGAAAAAGACCCTCATCGCCTACGACCGAACCCTTCTTGTTGCTGACCCCAGAAGAACCGAGCCCAAGAAGTTCGGTGGTCGTGGTGCCAGAGCAAGACGACAAAAG TCTTACCGATAA